The following are encoded together in the Amblyraja radiata isolate CabotCenter1 chromosome 27, sAmbRad1.1.pri, whole genome shotgun sequence genome:
- the zmpste24 gene encoding CAAX prenyl protease 1 homolog, with the protein MIQAVAELNTENQIFYSVLVFSWAVYMWEAHLAKRQRKTYRNTTLVPEELGMIMDSETFEKSRLYQLDKSTFGFWSGLYSETEGTLILLLGGIPFLWKVSGNLTGRFGLGSEYEITQSLSFLFLATLFSAITGLPWSIYNTFIIEEKHGFNQQTLGFFFKDAVKKFAVTQCILLPVTSLLLYIIKIGGDYFFIYAWLFTLIVSLVLVTIYADYIAPLFDKFTPLPEGELKTNIEEMARSISFPLTKVYVVEGSKRSSHSNAYFYGFFKNKRIVLFDTLLEDHSPLNKAAGNENIETHTAAGDSNEIETAETKQRPKNKRQGCSNQEVLAVLGHELGHWKLGHTVKNIVISQVNSFFCFFLFAVLMDRKELFSAFGFYDTQPTLIGLMIIFQFIFSPYNEVLSFSLTVLSRRFEFQADAFAKELGKATDLYSALIKLNKDNLGFPVADWLYSMWHYSHPPLLERLRALKDKRD; encoded by the exons atgatCCAGGCCGTGGCGGAGTTAAACACCGAGAACCAGATCTTCTACTCGGTCCTCGTCTTCTCATGGGCCGTGTACATGTGGGAGGCCCACCTGGCCAAGCGGCAg CGCAAGACGTACAGAAACACGACACTGGTCCCCGAGGAGCTGGGCATGATCATGGACTCTGAAACATTTGAGAAGTCTCGCCTCTACCAGCTGGATAAAAGTACTTTTGGATTCTGGTCCGGCCTTTACTCTGAAACCGAGGGAACG CTTATCCTGTTGTTGGGAGGAATTCCCTTTCTCTGGAAAGTGTCTGGAAATCTCACTGGGCGTTTTGGGCTGGGATCAGAGTACGAG ATAACTCAGTCGCTGTCGTTCTTATTCCTGGCGACCTTGTTCAGTGCCATCACCGGCCTGCCCTGGAGCATCTACAACACCTTCATCATTGAGGAGAAACACGGTTTCAACCAACAG ACTTTAGGTTTCTTCTTCAAAGACGCCGTGAAGAAATTTGCTGTAACTCAGTGCATTTTGCTGCCCGTCACCTCGCTACTGTTGTACATTATTAAAATCGGTGGAGATTATTTTTTCATCTATGCTTGGCTTTTCACATTAATTGTTTCTCTG GTTTTAGTGACCATCTACGCTGACTATATTGCACCGCTGTTTGATAAATTTACTCCACTCCCTGAAGGAGAGTTAAAGACAAATATTGAAGAAATGGCCAGGAGCATCAGCTTTCCTCTAACCAAGGTTTACGTGGTTGAGG GATCGAAGAGATCGTCGCATAGCAATGCGTATTTCTATGGGTTTTTTAAGAACAAGCGCATTGTTCTGTTTGACACACTGCTTGAAGATCATTCCCCATTAAATAAAGCAGCAGGCAATGAGAACATTGAAACGCACACGGCTGCTGGAGATAGCAATGAAATTGAGACTGCGGAGACCAAGCAAAGACCAAAA AACAAGAGACAAGGCTGCAGTAATCAAGAGGTTCTGGCAGTGCTGGGCCATGAACTGGGACACTGGAAGCTTGGTCACACTGTGAAAAACATCGTCATTAGCCAG gtgaACTCGTTCTTTTGCTTTTTCCTCTTTGCTGTTCTCATGGACAGAAAGGAGCTATTTTCTGCCTTTGGTTTCTACGACACCCAGCCAACTCTCATTGGGCTGATGATCATCTTCCAGTTCATCTTCTCCCCCTACAACGAG GTTCTCTCCTTTAGCCTGACCGTACTGAGCAGGAGGTTTGAGTTCCAGGCCGACGCATTTGCAAAGGAACTGGGAAAAGCCACGGACCTGTACTCTGCCCTGATCAAACTGAACAAGGACAACCTGGGCTTTCCTGTGGCAGACTGGTTGTATTCCATGTGGCACtactcccaccctcccctcctggAGCGGCTCCGGGCCTTAAAGGACAAAAGGGACTGA